One segment of Desulfosudis oleivorans Hxd3 DNA contains the following:
- a CDS encoding DUF3192 domain-containing protein, with translation MLAPEKGTTVRRKTIAGTTLLVLFVVSGCATLDSVRTQNRQRLTGLEVGMSKQDVLAHMGTGTVRTWTPPWTCLFLVPPIPTETINNPYSSEIVRHGKQTWELLTYYTDKKQADGALTDDEFTPLVFMEGKLIGWGWRFLADVEARYEIRFR, from the coding sequence ATGTTGGCCCCAGAGAAAGGAACAACTGTGCGCAGAAAAACGATTGCCGGAACAACGCTCCTCGTGCTGTTTGTTGTCTCGGGATGTGCCACGCTCGACAGTGTCCGTACCCAGAATCGCCAGCGCCTGACAGGACTTGAGGTCGGAATGTCGAAGCAAGATGTTCTTGCTCACATGGGCACTGGCACCGTCCGAACTTGGACACCCCCGTGGACTTGTCTATTCCTCGTTCCGCCCATTCCCACTGAGACCATCAACAACCCTTATTCGTCGGAAATTGTGCGACATGGGAAGCAGACGTGGGAGTTGCTCACATACTATACTGACAAGAAGCAGGCTGATGGCGCGCTCACCGACGACGAATTCACGCCCTTGGTCTTCATGGAGGGCAAGCTCATTGGCTGGGGGTGGAGATTCCTGGCCGATGTAGAGGCCCGATACGAGATTAGATTCAGATAG
- a CDS encoding nitroreductase family protein, producing MIDLLRTRRSIRAYTDRPIEPEKIEILKEALLRSPSSREIRPWRFYFVQSPGTLEALSRCKPHGASFLKTAHLGIVVCGEPDQSDVWVEDCSIAALVAHLTAHGLGLGSCWCQVRKRDHDDDTTAEGYVRSVLGLPDNLTVEAIVAVGYPAEEKPGVPANSLPVGKITMV from the coding sequence ATGATCGACCTGCTTCGGACCCGGCGCAGCATTCGGGCCTATACGGACCGGCCCATTGAACCGGAGAAAATTGAGATTTTAAAAGAGGCCCTGCTGCGGTCCCCTTCGTCCCGGGAAATCCGGCCCTGGCGGTTTTATTTTGTCCAGTCACCCGGCACGCTTGAGGCCCTGTCCCGGTGTAAACCCCATGGCGCAAGCTTTTTAAAAACCGCCCACCTGGGTATTGTGGTGTGCGGGGAGCCGGACCAATCCGACGTGTGGGTGGAAGACTGCTCCATTGCCGCGCTGGTGGCCCACCTGACCGCCCACGGCCTGGGACTGGGAAGCTGTTGGTGCCAGGTCCGCAAACGGGACCATGACGATGACACCACGGCGGAAGGCTATGTCCGGTCTGTCCTGGGGCTGCCCGACAATCTGACCGTGGAGGCCATTGTGGCGGTGGGGTATCCGGCAGAAGAAAAGCCCGGGGTGCCGGCGAACAGCCTGCCGGTGGGGAAGATTACGATGGTGTGA
- a CDS encoding toll/interleukin-1 receptor domain-containing protein, translating to MNGQEDTFELPPKIDRYLATLSKFYGKEGQRQIQEIIVNSRPRVHAGWSYDNWNGGAHGHALYLAIPESIYLKIVNGKADLQSEIREGLNKIHDIQNEFIEEVFFEMEVPEDHDWRKDSGLLITHNRIIPDPVASRIWDKNCFRVFLSHKSEVKKETAGLKDKLKLYGISCFVAHEDIHPTTEWQNEIENALHTMDSFVALLTDGFHDSLWTDQEVGFAFGRGIPIISVKLGKDPYGFIGKFQALTSTWDNAPFEITKILIKKEPMLNAYINAIQECPNYDSSNKLSELLPFIERLTESQVEKLIKAFNENGQVHDSYGFNGKNPKYYGDGLPYYLKRTTNIDFKLSARGKIIRG from the coding sequence ATGAACGGTCAAGAAGATACATTCGAACTTCCCCCAAAGATTGACCGATATTTGGCAACGCTTTCGAAATTTTACGGCAAAGAAGGCCAAAGACAAATACAAGAAATCATAGTCAATTCAAGGCCAAGGGTACATGCTGGATGGAGTTATGATAATTGGAACGGTGGCGCACATGGACATGCTCTCTATTTGGCGATTCCTGAATCGATTTATCTAAAAATTGTAAATGGAAAAGCCGATTTGCAATCTGAAATTCGAGAGGGACTCAATAAAATTCACGATATACAAAATGAATTTATTGAAGAAGTCTTTTTTGAGATGGAGGTCCCTGAAGACCACGATTGGCGTAAAGATTCAGGACTGTTGATCACACACAATAGGATCATTCCAGACCCTGTGGCAAGCAGGATATGGGATAAAAATTGCTTTCGTGTTTTTCTTAGTCACAAATCAGAAGTGAAAAAGGAGACTGCTGGGCTAAAAGACAAACTAAAACTTTACGGCATTTCCTGCTTTGTGGCACACGAGGATATTCACCCTACAACAGAGTGGCAAAACGAGATTGAAAATGCTCTCCATACTATGGATTCATTTGTTGCATTATTGACAGATGGATTTCATGACAGCCTTTGGACAGACCAGGAAGTAGGATTTGCTTTTGGTAGGGGTATTCCTATTATTTCAGTAAAATTGGGAAAAGATCCATATGGCTTTATCGGCAAATTTCAAGCGCTAACAAGCACATGGGATAACGCTCCTTTTGAAATTACCAAAATCCTAATAAAGAAGGAGCCGATGCTAAATGCATACATAAATGCAATTCAAGAATGCCCCAATTATGACAGTAGCAATAAGCTTTCAGAATTATTGCCGTTTATAGAAAGACTCACTGAAAGCCAAGTTGAAAAATTAATAAAAGCATTCAATGAGAACGGCCAAGTGCACGATAGCTATGGATTCAATGGGAAAAACCCGAAATATTATGGTGACGGTTTGCCGTACTATTTAAAGCGAACAACCAATATTGATTTTAAGCTTTCGGCACGCGGCAAGATCATAAGGGGTTAA
- a CDS encoding zinc-ribbon domain-containing protein produces MEIQCDQCGGKFKIADEKVPVGKTVSLSCPTCKNRLSITAPDPNAPPPEEKASAGAFGFTEMTDDSSSYDASDKPFDFIEEEGETALICETDTQIKEPIKKVLSFMEYHISDATDIRDALKKMRYHLFDIIVINETFGARNPDANNLLIYLERLKMKVRREIFVVMLSKRFKTMDHMTEFKKSVNMIVNVNDAKHFEKILNRGLSEYHQFYHIYKEMVRNISTI; encoded by the coding sequence ATGGAGATACAGTGTGATCAGTGCGGCGGCAAGTTCAAGATCGCCGATGAAAAAGTGCCCGTGGGAAAGACAGTGTCGCTGAGCTGCCCCACCTGCAAGAACCGGCTTTCCATCACCGCGCCTGACCCGAACGCGCCGCCGCCGGAGGAAAAAGCATCGGCCGGGGCCTTCGGCTTCACGGAAATGACCGATGACAGCAGCAGTTATGATGCATCGGACAAGCCCTTTGACTTTATCGAGGAGGAGGGGGAAACCGCCCTGATCTGCGAAACCGATACCCAGATCAAGGAGCCGATCAAGAAGGTGCTCAGTTTCATGGAGTACCATATCTCGGACGCCACGGACATTCGGGACGCGCTGAAAAAGATGCGCTACCACCTGTTTGACATTATCGTGATCAACGAGACCTTTGGCGCGCGCAACCCGGACGCCAACAACCTGCTGATCTACCTTGAACGCCTGAAAATGAAGGTACGCCGGGAGATTTTCGTGGTGATGCTCTCCAAACGGTTTAAAACCATGGACCACATGACTGAGTTCAAGAAAAGCGTGAACATGATCGTCAATGTCAATGACGCCAAACATTTTGAGAAAATTTTAAACCGGGGCCTGTCCGAATACCACCAGTTTTATCATATCTACAAGGAGATGGTGCGTAACATCAGCACGATATGA